The genomic DNA ATATAGGAGTGAAGGCTGACCATCCTGAAAATTTGTATAGAGTAAGTCAATGATATATTCGGTTTATCTGACGTAATAAACGACCGTTTATATAGAGCAGTTTTTTACTATGAAAGTAACATTAATCTTTTGAATTATTGAACAAAAAAACTATAAAAAAGGGGTTTATATAGACAATGAAAATTATAGCGTATCTTAGGGTTTCTACAAATACCCAGGATCTCAATAATCAGAAATTTGAGATACTAAATTATACAAACAAAAACAACCTTAAGGTCGATGAATTCATCGATGTTGAAGCATCCAGCAGGAAGGACTCCAATACAAGAAGGATAACGGAACTCTTGGCTAAAGTGAAAGATGGTGATATGATCATAACCGCTGAACTCTCAAGATTAGGCAGAAGCATTGTTGAGGTGATAAATATTGTAAATGAATTGATAACAAGAAACATCCGTCTCATAGTTATCAAGCAGGCACTTGATATTAAGGGAAGCCATGACATGCAGTCAAAGATTCTCATCACCCTCTTCTCCCTATTAGCAGAACTTGAAAGGGATCTCATATCGGAGAGGACAAAATCTGCCCTTCATGCGGCTAAAATAAACGGAAAAATACTCGGAAGGCCAAAGGGCAGCATATCTAAAAGTAAGCTTGACGGTAAAGAGGATGAGATACAGATGTTTATACAGAAGAAGGTAAGCAGATCAGCCATTGCAAGGATACTTAATACAAGCAGGACGAACCTTAAAGAATTTATAAGAAAGAAAAGGCTTGCGCAGGAGAAATCCACCATATGAAAAAAATTTGTTATAATTTAATCTGTATTTCGGTAAGCAATGCGATTGTTCAAGGATTTGTTTTCTAAAGAATCTGATGGTTCAAAACTATATATCGATTTTTCAATGCTTTGGACTAATTTTTCCTTGAGGTTGTTGAATACCTTAACCCAATCTTCAATTGTTTTTCCGGGAAATAGTCGCCGGTCATAATATTCATCGATTGTGTCATCAATTAATAAAATAAGTTCCGTAGGTCGTAGAGCTTCCATCTCATAGTGTTCGTATATATCAAATATTTCATTGTTTTCTGCATGCTTCCCTAAAATCTTGGCCAGAGGATGAGGTAGTATATTAGGAATGTGCTCAAAATTTATCCCTATATGTCGAATTAACGATACCCTGTTAGAAAATTGTTTTGCTACACATTCGTACATCTTGCGGCCTGCAGCGCCCCAATTACCCAAATATAAAATGACGAATTCCTTTGGCTCACGCAGCGACATCTCTTCAAATCTTTTATAAGCATCCCGTAATTTTCTTTCAGAAAATATGTCATTGGCATGACAGACTCGAACCTGCCTTGGATTTCCAATCTCATTTCGAATGTATTCAGCCAGATCCGGGTGTTCAACCCAAAGCTCAATGCAATATCGCTGATGGCTCCATAGTTCAAAAGATGGAAGATTAAGAGAATTTCTTACCTGTATTGAAAGATATTTTTTCGGATTCAATAAATTTGCGTTAATGCCATAGTATCCAGTTTCCCTTGATATTTTGCTGCAAGACTCACCATATTTTTTGACCGTGTCAATTGCAAACCCATCATCACGAGTCTGTGGAAAAATGTGTCGCATGTAGGAACCCCAGGTATGTTCGATCAGACCTTCTTTAGCCAATAGATAATATA from Pseudomonadota bacterium includes the following:
- a CDS encoding recombinase family protein → MKIIAYLRVSTNTQDLNNQKFEILNYTNKNNLKVDEFIDVEASSRKDSNTRRITELLAKVKDGDMIITAELSRLGRSIVEVINIVNELITRNIRLIVIKQALDIKGSHDMQSKILITLFSLLAELERDLISERTKSALHAAKINGKILGRPKGSISKSKLDGKEDEIQMFIQKKVSRSAIARILNTSRTNLKEFIRKKRLAQEKSTI